The Theobroma cacao cultivar B97-61/B2 chromosome 1, Criollo_cocoa_genome_V2, whole genome shotgun sequence genome contains the following window.
TGCCTAAAAGAATTCGTCTAGGAACATTTGTCGTGAAAGCCTTATTAGTTCACGACAGGATGGGAGTAACCAAGCCAACCACAAGCAAAAGTCTTTCCTTTACGATCTGCTTTATTCACTGGATTTGATTTAGTACCCCACTGTAATTTGATTAATGCTAGTGATTTTAGCAGATTTCAATATACTTATCTCAATATTCTATGTACGTGCTGTGTGTAAAAGTTAAGTCTCCATATGGACGGTGTTCTTGCTTATTCTAACAGGAAACTAGGAAGCACatcttgaaaaatttatatCTATACAATTACTAGTGTTATTTTTTGCTCAGCCACAATTACTAGTTAGTATACTTATAACCTAACTAGCTAGCAGCATATCATAATATACCTACAAAAGGAAGTTTTGATTAACTCAAATCCACTCtcttaattttatcaattattctgcagaaaaaaatttcaattaagaaTTTGATATCAGGATTACAGTTGGCGAATGTGTGCTTGAATGTGGAGATATTACTTGCTCATCAGGCTGGTGACTATTCAACCCCACATCATCTGTCCACTTAAGCTTAAGCGCAAGATGCATGTTCCGATGTTGTGTGTTTCATTAATTGGTTTAGCTTCATAATCACGGAAAAGTATAAGAAAATACTAACTAGGCTCATGGCAAAAGCATCCAAGCTGCAAACGAAAAATCAGTTTACATACTAGATAGAGGTAACCAAATGATATATCATATctaagtaattaattaatgatccGTATATCAGAGAGTAAAGTATTTAACTAACATAATTTGCTTCTATCTAGTTGAATGTTATTGgacaaaatgacaaaaaaattgttgagagagaaaagatGGGTTTTCCCTGCCGCTGAGATGAAAATTGGATTCATGTAACAGAAGCAAAGGTTTCCCAGTACTTACCGGATTAGGTGGCTACGAAATGTAGCTTAAGTGGAAAATAGATAGTTGCTTCCATATTTGAATCTTAGCTCCATGAAACTGTGCTATTGTTACATGAAAGAATTGAAAATCTTAAACTCAAAACGCCACGGATGGATTGTACTAAAATCCTAAACAAGAATTCTTGACCCAAGTTAGAACATCAACAAAGGGATCAGCGATTGCTCACTAGTTAAACATCAAATAATTTCCATTGATGGAAATCAATCGTAGAAAACAAGTACTGGCCACTTTGATTGACATAATCTGTTCTGCATGTAAATATTGATGTCAAAAGATTTACCCTTGAAGGGTCTTTATATATAGCACTTTATATATGCATGTATGTGTAGTCTACTTCAAGACAAGGAAAATGTTAATTCTTCTTTTGGATGAATAACAACGAAGAGAAATagtataatatattttgaaagatttttgaaGTGAAAGGCATGTTTTCAGATGGGTCCTGCTCCTGGCAACTCAACTGCCTACCTAGGTTTCAATTTCATTGAAGCTTAATACATCCAAACAAGACCTAATTCATGCATGAACAAGAATAATCTAACGTAATTGAAAACCCTGCTGAGAGAAATCTCACTATCAATTGTTTTCCACCAGCCATGTGATTTAGAATGAAGTTGtatttagtaaaaaaaaaaatcaagttgtATTTCACCAAACAGTTTACTTGTCTGTGCTAATTTGCTTCAAAGAAATACATTAATGTACATCTCAATTTGATGCATGTTACTAACAGATGTTTGAACCGTGAGATCTTTTCAGATATATTTAGCTAAAACTACATGAATGATTAATTTCTGGGTTAGGGTTCATCTCTATGTCCAGTGTTTTTCCAATTTCATTCTTCCACAACCAATTAGGGTTTCCAGTAAATTCAAAAACCTTACAAAGAAAATAGCTGAGAAATAATTTAAGAAGCAAGCTCGTAGCCCCATGTCTACTAATAATTTCTCACTTTATTAAATCACAAGAGATTGCaacttttcaacttcattCAAGCATGAAATAACagaaattttcaacataattAAGTATTCAAGTAGGAGAAAACAAGATTGTGCATAGAGCagataagaagaagaagatctTACAGAATCCATCTTGCGTTTCCTCTTTGAAGTATTAGGCATGGAAAAACTCCTTTCCGccttccctttcttcttctaatTTCTGCTTATGGTATGTTCTTCTTGTTTGGTGTCTTCTCACATGTAATCGGCATAAAAATAGTaccaaataatatatttattgatGTGGATGAATCGAAAGAACATGAGTATCTCATTAACTTTTCTACTTCCACATCAGAAATATATCCTTTCCTAGTAGTACTTCATAAAGAATCCACAACCACTACTGTACATAGAGAAATTAAGttcttaattattatataggaGTATcccatatatataaattataatactATGGATCATGACCTAATCGAAGCTCCAAGTCTAATTCATCTTCTTGACTACTTCCATCTGTCTTCTTGTTTTCATCGTCTACACGGGATGGACCGATTCGTAAGTTAAGACTACTAGGCCAATCCTCCCCAAACGGATTCAGATGCTGTGAATTGTCTACATACAATTCATCGCTGTGGTGTGTGTGGGGGGGTCTAAAACCCCAACCTGGAGCTGGAAAAAAGGCTTGATAACTTACATGTACCTCGGGAACCATGGAGTAATGCGGCTGGCTTTGGATTGGCGGATAGGAATAGGACATTAGGCTTGCGTAATTCAAATTCTCATCAGCTTTGCCTGAAACTATAGGAACTGAACTAGGCCTGCTCTTGGCTCTATCTTTCCTGTGAATATTCATGTGCCCCCCCAAGGCTTGTGCTGTGGTGAACCCTCTCTTGCAAAACACACACTCGTAGGATCGGCCAGTGCCCATATCATCGTTGCTTTGCTCTGATCGATCAGTCTCTTCACTCGAGCTCTTCGAGTCTTCAAGCTGGTTGGCTTCCATGGAAATTAAGACTCTCCCAAAATCTCACCAAATGCTTTGTTGGAGATAATTCATAAGGTGTGGAGCAGAAAGAGGGTATTATAGGGAGGAAAAGATGAGGAGATTGTTAGACAAGAGACAAATAAAGGACATAGGCATTGGCTAAGTGAGTTCTATGAAGATGTTCTGAGAGAGAAAAGTCTTAGATGTTTGCTGGGAGAGCTTTTCTGTTAGCCGGCTGTGCTAGTGGATCCATCTTTAGCAGAcagttaatattttaattattttttttatatattatttgtcTGACAATTTTAAGCTCTCTCGTTGCTTTCATCTAGTTTTTCTTTAGCGCGGTCTCCATTTTGTCACCTTACCTCTCTTTTTGCCTCTGCATATATTTGTTCCCatatctttaattttataatatatatatatatatatatatatatatatatacacacactcaatttttaattaattcatgGTACGGTTTACTCATCTTTTGTGTGTCAAATACGTTACTGTATCCACCTATGAAAAATCCTTGAATCCCATTACTTTgcttaaaacaaaaacaaaaaaaaaaaattacgaaGGTAACTGAGTTAATTGACATTTTAAGAGCAAAAGGTACATGAACCCTTAATTATCAGACGGCTCTTTCCTTTGTTTTATTGACACCCAAGAAATGTTCTATCTAGAGTTAATATATACCgctatatattaatatatgtcTCCAGGGTTCTGAACTATGGCAGCAAAAAGTTtcacaaacaaattaaacttaattaatcaaaactgctgcacatatttatatataatcttGAATCAATTATGATGGTATAATGAAGCCTTGCTTATCACACTGGTAAGGAAAGTTGTAGGAACCTTCCTGCAGAATATATTATGCGCAAAAACAGTGTATTTTTGTACTTTGCACTTGTCCCTAAGTATAAGCTTTTTCAACCATAATTAATGGGAAACACATCATCTTTTTGTCATCACAATCAGCGTCGTTTAATTTCATAACCCCTTTTAGGTTTCAATGgtgaatatattttttttttggccttaAAATGTTCTGATATTGTGTCCCATGAATACAACATCTGATCACAGTTTTGCTTTGGTCACCTTAAAATACTTTAATATAAGAAAATGTAGAAACTAACAACTCTGCTAATTACAACCCAAAGGAAGAAATAATCTGTCATCGATTATCGATATTCTTAGATTATCccaatttgtttttgatcaTTTTGCTAGCTACATTATCAAAGTGTCTCGCGTATGCATTCTTGGTTTTATTTCTATGGCATTGAGTAGCTTATATATTATAACAAGGgaaaggaataaaataaacaatagcTCTCGGTTTCTATGTGTTTTAGAGATATCAAGACCAAATTGAACTTGAGTCTTTTTCCTATCTCaatctatatatttttatctatatATGCAGGCcgacattttttattaaagagTAGGTTAGATATGTTAACTGGGCAGGTGTTGTTTGGTATAGACAAGGAAAATGGCAGCACTATCAAATTTCTACCAATTTTATCTTTTGCAATTCCTACAAATTCCATATTGGGAGAATCATTGCAAGGAGAAATTAACATGATATTCACTGTTTTTGTCCCCCTTATATGtacatataattaatatattaatactGAAAACAGATCGTATAGTCTTGTAATAGGTAAACAATTTCAgtttttggaaaattatttagttgtaaattaatttagtgATCAATCCAGACATGACCAAAAAGGCGCATAATAGTTCAAAAGAATGAGCAGACATAACTATAATATCGATATAGGAATCATTGATTAGATTATTTCTGTTATCATGGAATATTTGTCTT
Protein-coding sequences here:
- the LOC18613190 gene encoding transcriptional regulator TAC1, which codes for MEANQLEDSKSSSEETDRSEQSNDDMGTGRSYECVFCKRGFTTAQALGGHMNIHRKDRAKSRPSSVPIVSGKADENLNYASLMSYSYPPIQSQPHYSMVPEVHVSYQAFFPAPGWGFRPPHTHHSDELYVDNSQHLNPFGEDWPSSLNLRIGPSRVDDENKKTDGSSQEDELDLELRLGHDP